GACAGCAGCAGAGGCAGCGCGGTGACGCGGGACCGGGAGGAGCCCCGCCCGCACGGCAGAGCCGCCCTGTCCCCGGCGCACGCGCGCGCTCAGCTGCGGCCCCGGCGCGTGGCGACGACTGACCACGACGCAGGAACGACCACCTGCACGTGGGCCGCACAGAGAAAAGGGGACTTGAGGGGAAACGGAGGCCGGCCCGGGAGGTCCAGCCCCAAGGAGCGGGAGTCCAGGGGAGGCGGCGACAGCGTCAGCCAGGGGGAAGCTGCCACACCCGGGGACGAGGAGGAGAGCGGCCCCTCGCGGGAACTCCCCGAGCGGCGGCCGTAGCGGGGAGGCCACCGGCGCCAGCGAGCGCCGCGTGGGGACCGCGCATCTCCCGCCACCACGGCGCGGACAGGACAACCGCGAGCTGGAGCTGAACGCGCTGCTCAGGTGCGCGGCGCCGCGTACTGCAGGAGCGGCACGCGGCCGCTCCTTCCACCACACCCGACTCCAAACGGACAGACGCGGGCTCGAGAACGAGCCCCGCCACGGCCAAGGCGGGGACGCCGACGTCTGATTTTACACCCCGGACATTTCCTGGCGGAGCTTAGGAAAAGCCACACACTAACAGAATGATTCTAGAAAACCACAGTAACTTCCCATCTTGGGAGGAATTCCTGTAACAAAAGCAAATCCTAACATAGACCCTAATATTTAGGAAACATGTTTATATAACTGTAAAAACCCATGCTGTTCACAATCCAGGAAAACACCGATCAATtgttggggttttattttgtacaaaaactattaaaactaattcGCCTGCTTGGATAACTGACCTTCTTCCCTGAGGAGAAACCGGCCCCCAGAGGGCTGACACAGACTGGCCTCaccccctctttcttcttcccaggGCGGTGTTCACAATCTCCATCAATGTGCTCACCGACCACCACATCTGGGATCTCTCCCCTTTTCACTGGGATGGGGCTGTTACAAAGTGGGCACACTGGGACCAGAACatcctaaaaataataaatataagatgATATTCCAGATTCAGACAAtcaaaactcacacacacacaaaaaggcacAGTGGTACAGCACATTTAAAAGCAAACAGAGTACAAACACTGACATCCGACCCCCCACGAGAGGAGAGTGTGGTTAGCACAGGGGATGGGCAGCAAGGCATCCCTAGGGCTTGAAGACAGTTGCCTTACGTGGAAGACAGTTGCCTTACgtggaacccaggagaactgaagaAACAGACTATTAACCACCCGCAGAAATGATCCTGAGACAGAGGTCAAGTGCAGCCCAGGAAGGAAGCTGGTGAACCAATCCAGAAGGACAGTCTCAGGGTGGCAGGGCTATCTGTCCAGCACCGTGTAGTGAGCAGTGAAGCCGCCCAAACACCTCGAGGGTGGGGCTGCCAGGAAAAAACACCAGCCGTGAAGAGCCTCAGCTCCTTCACCTGCCAACGGCCTCCCCGATGCTCCCTGTAGCTTCCACCGTGGCCACGCAGGTAGACTAGCTCATCAGTCAAGGGCGCACGTGGCCAGGCTGAGCTCTCAGGCTCAGAACCACCATCCAAGCCCAGCACTGGGGGGCTCTGGAGGGAACGCCCAGCACGGTTAAAATCCCTCTGGGCCAGGGCAGGAGCTGAGCTAATTTAGCTCAAGAACACTGAGGTGACATGTGGACGAGTAACAGGTAATCACAGAATCGCGATACCAGCTGTCTGGGAGCTGAGCTGGAAAGCCACCCAGGGGTGCTCCTGCAGCTGGCAAGTTGGCCAAGTTAAGAAATAAAGCATCATTCAGTCACCTCTAGGCAGACTCTCCCTATCCAGCGACACAGGAAGGTCAAGGCAACAGACCAGGTAGTTTGGCCTGGTCATCGGTGCCGGGTGAACAGGAGTCACCCTCCCCCGCTCCCATGAATCAGCAAAGAGCCAGACCCCAGCCGACACTGGTCAAAGGGTGTAGCACTGTCACCCGCATTTCTAACTGCCACCCTGGGGAAGCAGCAGAGTGCTGACTGAAGAGCTCACGAAAATGCTCCCTGAAGCACCCAAAACAAAGTGAGTTTAGGCTGGGACCACCTGAAAAGTCAGTAACCAAGGTCTGAAACCTCTGGACTTAGGCAAGTCTGTTTCCGTACAGCCATCTTCCAGCTTCCACCATGAACTGTCTGAATCAGCTAGGGAGGATGCCAAGGCTGCAAAGTTACCCAGATAAGCAAGCATTTACAATTCTTCCCAGATTAGAGCCCCCATCAAGCGCTGCACTGCGTTTCTTGCGCCCCATGAAGACAGAGCTGTTTTTCCTTGTGTGTTGAATAAAAGGAACTAAGTGTCTTAACATGTAAAGTAAGCTCTGAAGGTTTAGGTACAACAATTTGATTCCAGGAAAATAATCTGTTGCTTTAGAGCTGTGCCGTCCAGAGCTTCCTGCAATGATGGAAAAGCTCCACATCTGCTCTGTCCACACATGGCTCCCGAAAACCTGAAACGTGGCTGGCGTCACTGAGAAACaggacttttaagatttatttaattttaattaagcttTATCTACATGTGGCTAGTGTCCACTATCTTGGGCAGCGCAGCTTTGGAGAGTGAGGACGAGAATCTTTAGAACGAAGTGTGACCAATGACCTGCTTGAATGCAAAGGGACATTTATGTGCAGCATAGGTAAAATGATCTTTACAGAAATCTTGTTTACATGCATCACACTCTAatggaagaaaatctaaaaaaaaaagaacaaaaaacagtaaCGTGTTTTAAAGACTAGAACCGAAGAATCACAGATCATACTAAACAGGTATTTACCTTTGCTGGGTTCCTATGATACCTATCAAATACATCCTCGAGGTACCACATGAGAAAAAAATCGGGGGCCGTGAATTTGACAATGCCAGCAACGCTGAAGAACCGGTATAGCATCCTTTCCAAAGAGATCCCACCTCACGTGGTACCACGTATTTAAGTAGAGCATTTAAATCCACTCGGTGCTGGCAGCCGGCCTTGTACCTAGCTGTACGGAACCAAAACCTCAGGCCAGCATCTCATTACTGAAAAGCCAGAAAGGCCAAGGCCCAGAGAACAACAGCTAATGAAGACAGTGGCCAGTTCTTCTCCCAAATAGATAACAAGACACCCATCTTCTGTTAATGTTCCCTTAGAAGTGCTTACCTGGCTGCTTGCAAGTTTTTTCTGAACACTGCTTCCCCAAATCAGGGAACTCCATTATGAGAAAATGTCCAAAACACAGATGACAGAGTGAAATGTCACCTgcaagaattagaaataattaggAGGAAAGCAAGGATGGTCCGAATTTCAGTCACCAGGGTTTATATCGCACAGCTGATATAAGTAAACAAACACTGCAGGGAGCATTAAATGCCCACGTCATCTGGGCTCCCGCAGGGGCCGAAGTGTCACAAATTCTTGTCTTTCAGCAAACAGAAAATGGGAGTTTTAGCGTAAGTACAAGCTCCTTCAGAATCAACCCCCTTAGGAGACAGattgtttttcagttcttttaattcCTAGTTTATCAAGCTCAACCCGAATTTAAGTTTTCATTAATCCATATTTTGACTCATATTGACAGGGACGTCCCATATTCAACTACACAGCTACTAGGGAAAGTTACAGCCTCGGTGAACTTTAAATCGCAATTTCATCTACTGAATATACTTGACAAACAAAACTCTGTTACCAGGTGCTAAGTCACATTACTTAACTACACTATCCCGGGGACATTCGACTCAGTCCCCTGTTGCTGTCTTTAACTCCCTTATGCATTGAGTTTTACTCAGAATTTATTCCTTAATGACAATCAACCTGGAGTTGACCAGAGGAAGGGGAAGTCGTTAACTCACCAGTGGAAAACAGGTGGACAAACGGTGATGCCACTGCACTTGAGAGAAAACTGAAGTCCACGGCACGCCTCACAGGGTCCCCTCCGTGATCTGGCACCCACCAAACCTCTCAAAACTCTTGTCCCTCCCAGAATTCACGTTCCCGGGGCCTTTTCCGGACCTGCGCATCAGCTCTCCCGCTGCCCGGAGCGTCCCGGGTGCCTGGGATACTCTGGCCACAGCTGACATCCGCTCATGCCCTCAGGGCCCGGTTTAAAGCGTCACTCAGGGCCTTTCCCAACACCCTCACCTGGCCCCACCCAAATCGCGGTTCCTCTACTCGGTAATTCCTTTCCCAGGGCCCACTCGCTCGGCTTCCCATTGCAGCTTCGTTCCCCACTCTCGGCTCCGCGAAGCGCAGGGCCCAGGTCGGGTCTGCCCATCCTGGATCAGCAACACCCAGCGGACGTTCGGAAATCAATCGATCGAGGACCGACGAGAAGCCGAACTCAATCCCGACGTGGCCGCGCTCTCGGCGCCGCAGCCGCGGTGCGAGAGCCCCGTCCTGCTAGGACACTAACGTCCTGCCAGTCCGAGGTTCGCGGCCCCGTCCGACCCCCGCCCGGCACCCCCAGGCCGGCCCCGAACCTGGCCCTCGTCTGAGGCCTGGGCAGCCGCAGAGGGGAGCGGAAGGTGGCACAGACCAAGAGCTGTCTCCCTGTCCGCGGTCAGCCGCGGGGGACAAGGCCAAAGGGACGAAGAAAACAGGATCCGAGCGACGGCCGAGGCCGGGCCGAGTCCGCGGGAGAGCCCAGCATCGTGCCGCCCGGACCTCCCGGCCATTTATTCGCAGCCGCCGGGTCGGAAAGCCACCGCTCTCCGGGCGCCCCCGGCGCGCCCCCGACGACGTCACCGTCGAGCCGACCAATCGCGCCCTCCGCGGCCAGGCATTCCCGGCGCGCCCCTAGACGTCACCGCTAGGCCGACCAGTCGCGCCTGCCGCGGTCCCGTCGGCCCGCCCACTCCTCGCCTCTTCTTGAACAGCCCGGCGGCTTCTCGGGCTGAGGAGTCAGGGTGAGGCGGCTCTGCGCAGGCGCAGTGGGCCGGCACCCGGAGCGCGGCGCTGAGTCGGAGCGGGCTGGGCCGGGGTGCGGAGGGAGGATATCCCGCGCTGGGTGCCACGGAGGCTGCGGGCGGCCGGTACCCGGCGCGAGGCTCCGCTGGAAGTGCGTCCAGCCGGCTCACGCACACAGGCACTGATTTTGCAGTTACAGATGAACTTGAGCGAGGGGGCAagttcacagatgtggaaaccacAGCCATGAAGGATCGaccgtgtgtgtgtacgtgtccGTGCGCATTTTCCTTACCCTTGGTCTGGACCACGTGAAAGCGTGGTGTGGACATGATGCCCCATCACCTACCCCCCTCCGCCCCCAATACTCCCTACGTGACCACTCCAGCCACCCAGCACGGAAATCAGTGTGACACTATGTTAAGGTCCGACCCGCAGACCCCATTTAGGTTTCCGCCAACCGTGTCGTCGATGTCTCTTTCCTCTGCGCTCCAGGAGCCCGTCACCAATTACCcgttcagtgtcttcctgtcctCGACAGTTTTTATTAAAGATCACAGACTTTCCTTCATATAACGTGACTCTCAGGCAGTGTACATCCACGTTTCCTCAGGAGCAGACTCAGGTCATGCTTTCTTGGTGGTTACATCACAGAAATGGTAGTGCGCTCATCGCCGGCCCAGGATTGCAACCCCTCCTAGCATGGGTGACGTTAATCTTGACGACATCGTCATCCCGATGTTTGCTAAGTTTCTCCGCTTTTTCATTTGTGAATTAATTAGTATCTTGTAGGGAGAGATTCTGAGATTCCACCATTGTGTCATTCTTCGTGAACCTCTGACAACCTTGACTCCATCAGTCGCTTCTGCCTGGATCACTATGATCATTGCCAAACAGTGCGTTTAAAAATTtccatcgggcttccctggtggcgcagtggttgagagtccgcctgccgatgcaggggacgcgggttcgcgccccggtccgggatgatcccacatgccgcggagcggctgggcccgtgagccatggccgctgagcctgctctcccgttgcggagcacaggctccggacgcgcaggcccagcggccatggctcacgggcccagccgctccgcggcatgtgggatcctcccggaccggggcgcgaacccggttcccctgcatcggcaggcggacgcgcaaccactgcgccaccagggaggccccctctacatttattagttggcg
The Physeter macrocephalus isolate SW-GA unplaced genomic scaffold, ASM283717v5 random_745, whole genome shotgun sequence DNA segment above includes these coding regions:
- the ZFAND2A gene encoding AN1-type zinc finger protein 2A isoform X2, encoding MEFPDLGKQCSEKTCKQPDFLPLECDACKQDFCKDHFTYAAHKCPFAFKQDVLVPVCPLCNSPIPVKRGEIPDVVVGEHIDGDCEHRPGKKKEGVRPVCVSPLGAGFSSGKKAVRTAITVCCTRASGGSPKTHVCRTHTHPYLHDEPSLECIKS
- the ZFAND2A gene encoding AN1-type zinc finger protein 2A isoform X1, yielding MEFPDLGKQCSEKTCKQPDFLPLECDACKQDFCKDHFTYAAHKCPFAFKQDVLVPVCPLCNSPIPVKRGEIPDVVVGEHIDGDCEHRPGKKKEGVRPVCVSPLGAGFSSGKKIFTYRCSKEGCRRKEMLRAACSECRGGFCIQHRHPRARGCARGGPPASTAG